Within Eggerthella timonensis, the genomic segment ACACCCGTAACGCTCGCCATGGCGACAGCGGGGCTCATGCCGCACGTGCAGCGTATCTCCTTTTTCATCTGGGCATCCATTTGCTCGATCTCGTCGAGGCTCACCGTGTAGACTTTCTCCACGTTGCCGCCGATATTGAGATAGTAGCTCTCGTGACTCACCGCATCGAAAGCGTATCCCGGCTTGGCACAGATAGTAGTCGCCGCCGTGCCGAACAAATTGAATACGTCATCAGTCGGAGTAACCCTGTCCTGGCAAAATGAGAATGTGCCGGAAACATTCGCAATCTTGTCGTAATCTACCGCATTTCGTTGTAGCACCTGGTTCGGACCAAGGTCCTGCGACGACGCCGCCATCGCCAATTGAGGGCCCACAGCTCCTATACCGCTCAATACGAGACCGGCACCTACCGTGCAACCCAGCACCCGTGCACCCATTGCATGCTTCATGTTATCCCTCCATATTGCTCTTGGCGGTGACCATTACCTTTTGGGGAGTGGTGGTCACAAGACCGGTCTCGGTTGTAGCCCTCACCATGATCACGTAGCTGCCATCACTTTCAGGCGTCCACGTATAATGCCAGTACACCCATTGCCGGGGATCGGTTTGACCGAGATCGTACGCCGTCCACGTTTCGCCCTTGTCCATTGAGAACTCAAGCTTGACAACTGCCTGATCGTAAGCATCTGCATAGCCCTCGAACGTGAAAGGCTTGCCTGTTTCGATGATCTTTCCTTCGGGAACCTTGAGAATGGTGGCATTAGGCTTGTTCATATATTCGCCTTCACCATACGAATTGAAACCGTTCATCATCCAGTCCGACCATGGCTTTTCTTCGTCAGTGAGGGTATAACCCATGCACTGCTTCACGAACGATTGAGCATCACATCCCTCCACCCAGTTGATGCAGGGACTTCCTGAACTGGGATCAAGCGGCTTTCCGCCAATCTCGTAGACAAGGTAAACGTCGTCGAAAGAGGCCTCAGGCACACCGCGCTTGCTATGATCTTGAACCCCATTGGTATGGAATTCGCGACGATCGAACAAGGCACCGGTAATATCCTTGCTAGCGCCGCCGCCCTTCTCGATAAGCCAATTCAAAGGTATGCCCGTTATCTCAACGTTAGAGATGCCACCGCCACCGGGCATGTTATCCACGCAGTGAATCTTGGACAGCTTCGTAACCGTGACCCCAGCACTCTCGGCTTCCGCGATAAGGTCGGCTAACTTCGCCGTGTACGGCTCGTTCACCAGACCATCGATCGTGATTTCCCAGTTGTCGACAAAATCTCGAGGCAGCTGCTCGTCGAGAACGTTTTTACCCATGATATGAATCATGCTGTCGTACTTGGAGTGGATCCAGTCGTAGGTGAACATATCTTCAGGAGCGGTTGTTGTATCCTGATCAAAAACGAAGTCGCCTTGAACATTCTCAACTTCGACGATACCGTCGAGATGATCGTATTTGACATCATCCCAAAGCTCGACGCCTTCTCCGTTCTCTGTCATGTTGTGGCAGCTGATGCATTCACCACCTTTTTCTTCGAACGCTTCCTTGTTGCGCTCGCCGTTGTGGATACCGTGCATCAATGTACCCATTTCGTAGCCGTCGTCGTCGCTATGACAGAGCATGCATTGATCGACGGTGATCTCGTTGCCCAAAGCCTCGTTCCAAATAGTGGTATGGCTGTACTCCATATTGGATAGCACATCCGCGAGGTCTTCGTGGCACGCACCGCAACCACGATTGTCGGCATCGAGATAGTAGTTGTTATAGGACGTACCCCCCTCATAGGGACGATTCCAGTGATAGCACTGGTATTCGGTTGGCGTGCGCTGGACCTTGGTACCGTCCTCCAAGGTGCGTATTTCCGGAGCGTACTGCTTATTGATCTCGTCCTGTCGAGCCTGCACTTCGTCGTAATAGGCTTCAGTCTTCTCGATGCTGTTTTCGTACGTAGGTTCAGTTGAGGCGCTGTCCTCCGCCGACAAATCTTGCTGAGCGCAGCCGACAGTAAGCAATGAACCTGCCATGAGCATCGCGGTAGCCAGCACAAACTTTTTTCTCATTCCCCTTCCTTTCTCTTATTGCGTGATCAGGAGCAAAAACTCGAGCACTTGCTTCGCTCCAAGCATCCCATGGGCTTGAAACCTTCAAGCGAAACGATCGCAAACGAAAAGCATCCCTCCCCCTAGCAACTGCAAACGATCAGGAATTCGGCTTGACGCCTTTCACCTTGCCCGTATCGTATCATAAATCATACAAATTTGTGATACTTGTCTTACAGGTCTATGATTCTTTTTTGAGAATAGAGACAGGTGTTTTGGCTTCGCAGGAGGCTCGGAGGCGCCAAGTTGGATTACCTCGTCAGAATTCGCATGATTCCTCATCGGGGAGACGCGCTACGGTAAAAGATTTTGAATTTTTCCACGATATTACCGTGTCTCGGAATTTCGCGCCCAAAACCTGTCTTCGACTACCCTACTATCCGGCTTTTCCCTCTATAGTGGACGGTTTGCCCGTCATCGGAGGGGGTTTCGAGGCCTTATGCGATCGGAACGGTAAAATATCAGAAATTTTTTTCAATTCTATTACCGTACTTCGAGAAGTAGGGCGTCCTACGACCTTCCATCAGCTTGGTCAAAGAATGACGGTCGGAAGAGCCTCAATCAGACCGTGCGGCGACCGCATGGGCGAATACTCGCAGGATTCCACCCAGCCCCGATCGGCCGAACGCAACCAGTCGCTCCACCGAGATTGGAGCCTGGCAAGCCACCCAGCAACTGGCAGCCGCATTCTGCCTCAGGCGACAAATCCGCAAGGCATGAGCCGCGGGACACGTCAATCCGCAGCGCCCGTGCCCTACCCCTTCTTCGCGATGCTCTCCAAACCCTCGAAGGCCTCGGACAGCGCGCTTGGGATGACCACGAGGCCGCCCTTCTCCCGCACGCTGTCGGACACGAAGCTCATCGCGCGCAGTTGAAGCGCCGCGTCCTCGCGCCCGTACGTGCGCGCGGCGTCCACGAACATCTCCGAGATCTCCTTCTCCACCTCGGCCAGGATGATGCGCGCGTTGTACTCGCGTTCGGCGCGCGCCTCGGCGGACAGCGACTCCTGCAGGTCGTCGGGGATCTCGATGTCGCGGATTTCAACCGACACCACGGTGATGCCCCATTCGTTCGTCTTGCGCTCGAGGATGTCGGCCACTTCGCGGTCGATCTGCTCGCGGCGCGTGCTCAGCTGGGCGATGTTCACCGCGCCCATCACGTCGCGCAGGGTGGTCTGCGCCGCCCAGTACACCAGGCGGACGTAGTTCTTCACCTCGGAGCACGCCTTCCCGGCATCCCACACCGTCCAGAACAGCACGGCGTCCACGTTCACGGGTACGAGGTCGGCGGTCAGCACGTGCTCGGCTTTGAACGCCGTCGAGCGCATGCGCATGTCCACGGTGGCCGCCGAGTATTCCACGAGCGGGATCATGAAGATGAGGCCGGGGCCGGCCACGCGGTTGAACTTGCCGAAGCGCAAAACCACCGAGCGCTCCCACTCCAGAACCACGTGCATGCAGCTGAACAGCACGGCGGCGGCCACCGCGCCGACGACGGCCGGCACGGGCGACCGCAACAGCCACGCCGCGCCCACGAACAGGGCGAACACAACTAGCGTCAGCACCCATCGAAGCGCCGTCGCACCGGTTCGGCTCGTCGTCGTCTCGTCGAATTGAGCTTCGGTCGCGATCACGACGTCATCGGCGCTCATTTCGTCCGCTTCGTCGAAATACGACTTCTTCTCCCCCATGGCTCTCCCCTCTCACTCGTCGAGCGTCGCGAACGCTTTCTCGATCCGCGCCCTCGCGTCAGCGCGGGAAATCCCCGTTTCCCGAATCACGCGCATCAGCTCCTCGATCACGACGTCCACCGGCGAATCGGGCAGGTCGAGCGCTTCCCGGTCGATTTCCGCGATGGTCGAACGCTTCCCGCGGCCCGACAGGATCAGCCCGTCGGTCTCGAGGTCCTGATACACCTTGTGGATGGTGTTGTAGTTCACGCCCAGCTGAATGGCCAGCTCGCGCACGGTGGGCAGCGTGTCTCCCGGCCGCAGCCGCCCGGATCGGATCAGGAAGATCATGTGGTTGCGGATTTGAATCCACACGGGAACGCCCGATGTATCGTTCACCCGCAACGTCTCGAACACGCGCGCCCAGCCTTCCCTTCAAAGTATCATCCGGTCGTATGATAACACAAGCGAACGCCAACGGATCGCCTCAACGAAAGACGAGTGCATCGATCAGATGCCCGCGTTCGCCCCAAACACACGCCTCATGTATGCGAGGCGTGTGTTTGGGGCGAACGCGGGGCCGAGAAAAGAAGAGCGCGGCCGTCGCGTTGACGGCCGCGCTCGATCGGCGCGCTTCTGGGAGCCCGGAAGCCGCGGACTACCCCAAGTCGCCTGCGGCTTTCACCTTCACGCGGTTCGTGTGGCCCGGGTAGTACGCCAGGGGCACGTCCTCGGCGTCGATGATCTCCACGGTGTCGCGGACCGCACCGGCCTCAACCGCGGCGTCCACGGCGGCGACACGCGCGATGGCCAGCGCCTCGTCGCGCGGCGTGACGTCGTAGTCGACCAACGCCTCGTACACGCCGCTCACCTTCGAGATTGCCGAGCCGATGGCGTTCGCGCAGCCCGCGTGCTCGGGCGCGTCCACCTCGGCGGTTCCGGCCAGCTCGTGCGGCAGCACGATGGCGCCGCCGCCCACCAGCACCACGTCGATGTCGTCGCTCGACACCTTCATCACGTCGATGGCGTCCTCCACGAGCGCGCGAATGGCGTCCATGGCGCGCTCGGCGACCTCCTGCGGGATGTCGGCCACGAGCGCCGCATCCCCCACTTCGGCCATGCCCAGACGCACGGCGATGTCGGTGGCCGTCATCGTATCGCCGCCGAACACGAGCGCCTTGCGCGCGATCTCGTAGCCCACCGAGTCGGGGCCCACGGTGACGCTGCCGTCGTCGGCCACGCGTACGATGGAGCCGCCGCCCAGGCCGATGGATACCACGTCGGGCATGCGGAAGTTCGTGCGCACGCCGCCAATGGTCACCGCCACGCCGCTCTCGCGCGGGAAGCCGTGCGACAGAACGCCCAGGTCGGTGGTGGTGCCGCCCACGTCGATGACGATGGCGTTGTCGCGGCGCGACAGGTAGCTGGCGCCGCGGATGGAGTTCGTCGGCCCGCACGCGATGGTGAGGATGGGATAGCGGCGCGCGTGCTCCATGGTCATGAGGGTGCCGTCGTTCTGCGACAGGTACACCTCGGCGTTCACCACGCCCTTGTCGGCCAGGCTCTGCGCGAAGCCCTCGGTGAACCGACGCGCCACATCGTACAGCGCCGCGTTCAGGATGGTGGCGTTCTCGCGCTCGATCAGGCCCATCGAGCCGATCTCGCTCGAGATGGACACGTGCACGTCCTCGCCCAGCACCTCGCGCGCGATCTCTGCGGCGCGCAGCTCGTCGTCGTTGCGCACGGTGGAGAACACGCTGGACACGGCCACGGCTTCCACGCGCCCGCGCACGCCCTCGAAGAACGCGCGGCACGCGGCCTCGTCGAACTCCGCCAGGCGCTTGCCGTCGTACTCGAAGCCGCCCTCGATGACGAGCGCGTCCACGCACACGGCCGCGATGTCGTCTGCCCAGTCCACCATCGGCGGGATGCCCACCGTGGCCGGCGCGCCGATGCGCAGGATGGCGATGGGCGCGAGGCCCTTGCGCTCCACGATGGCGTTCGTGCACTGGGTGGTGCCCAGCATGGCCTGCCCGATGAGCGTGCGGTCGACGCCGCTCTCGTCGAGCACGGCGTCGACCGCACCCATGATGCCCGTGTAGATGTCGCCCGAGGTGGGGTTCTTTACCGCGGCCACCACCTGCAGGTTCTCGTCGATCAGGACGGCGTCGGTGTTCGTCCCGCCCACGTCGATGCCCAATTTGTACATTTACGCTCCCTTCCGCGCCGAGCGCTCTTCCACGGGGATGTAGTCGGTGTCGATGCCGAAGTACCGCGGTCCCACGAGGTCGAGGCCCGCCGACGTGCGCCACATATCGAAGCACTCGAGGCCCACCACCAACACGCGCTTGCCGTACTTGAGCGCATCGGTGGGCACGGGAATGAACGTGTCGGGGTCCACGAGGCAGATGAGGTCGGGCACCGTAGCCACGATCTCGCCGTCCACCGTGCAGCTGAGATTCTCGTTCTGGAACTCGACGAACGCCTGGGATCCCTTGTCGTCGGCGATGCCCTCGAGCATCACCTTGCCGAAGTTGAACGCGCCGCGCGTCTCGCGCAGCACGTCGGAGATCTTGCCCTTGAACAGCTTGTGGCCGCCCGTGAACTTCAAGAAGAACTCTTCAGGGGAAAGACCGGCCGCAGCCGCCTCGTCCTTCGCCGTGCGGATGGCGCGACCCAGCTCTTCCGAGCGCGTCACGATGCCGTGCACACCGTAGTTCTTGCACGTGTCAGCATCCATGCAGAACAGCGCGATGGTCAGCGTGCCGCCGCAGGTCATGGTGGCTGCGCGGGCGATGTCCTCGGTCCACTTGTTCGTGATGGTGTCAAGGATGCCCGAGTTGCCCTTCTCGTCGATGAACGCCATGGGCGTGGCCGACGCGCCGCCGATGGTGAACGTGACCATCTGCAGCTCGGGGAACGCGCGGCCCATGCCGTCGGCGTCCACCATGGGGATGCCGAGGCGCGCGGCCGCGGCGATGGGCAGCATGGAGTTCACGCCGCCGGCCTCCATGGGCATGGTGGCGTACACGGGCTTGCCGTAGTAGCGCGACACCATGTCGAACAGCTTGGCGAACTCGTTGGCGCCCACGCCCTTCTCGGCGAGGATGGTGGGGGCTCCCATGGAGGCCGCCGGCATGATGAACGCGCCCTCGGGCACCTCGTCGGCGCCGATGAGCTCCACTTCCCCGCACTCCTTCACGGCCCCGATGGCCGTGAGCTTGCCGATGTAGGGGTCGCCGCCCCCACCTGCGCCGAGAAGCGCCGCGCCCAGCGCGATGTCCTCGATTTCCTGGATGCCGATCTTCCTCATGCTCGTCCTTCCTGTATACCGTCCGTCGCATCGGGTGCGACCTGGTTCATGATAGTCGATTCTGCGGGCCGCTTGAACGCGATGGGCCCCGTGAACCGCATCCCGCCCGCCAAACGGTAGGCCGCCATGTATGCCGCCATCGCCACGACGATGCCGTTGACCGGCCCGACGAAGAACGGCACGTCGAGCGCCTCGAGCCCCGGCACGAGCGCGAACGTGCCGCCCGTGACGAGCGCCATCGCGATGCCGCACACGAGCCCCGCCACGCCCGCTGCGGACACGCCGTCCATCACGCGGATGTTCGCCGGACGGCCTTTCCGCACCAGCCAGTAGTCCGACACCATCACGCCGGCCAACGCGGGGCCGCAGGCGGACAGCACGGTGAGGAACGCCTCGAACTGCCCGAGGATGCCGCCCACCGCCAGCGCGATGCCCGCGATGCCGGAGACGGCCGTGGTCCATTTGGATCCTCCCTCGTCGCGGCCCAGCATGACGGCGAAGCCGAGGCCTGCGGAGTACACGTTGCTCGCGTTCACCGTCCACGCCGACAGCACGAGCGCGACGAGGCCGACCGCCGGCAGCCCGATGGAGTTCATGATGACGGCGATGTCGCCTTGGCCGGTGACGATGGCCAGCGCCGCCCCCGCCACCAGCGCCACGAGCGCCGCGGGGATGACGCCGACCACGCACGACAGCACGGCGTCCTTGCGCGTGCGCGCAAAGCGGGCGAAGTCGCCGGCCGTGGCGCCCGCGAACGCGAACAGGCCCACCGCCATGTTCACGCCGGCGATGAGGCCGATGGCATCGGCCGGCAGCGGCACGTAGCCCAAGAGCGCGTCGAGGCTGCCCGTTTGCGCCACCGACGCGCCCACGCCGTACAGGCAGATGGCGACGAGCAGCGGCGCGGCGACGGAGCTCACCCATTTGAGGCCGTCGAACCCGATGAGCGCCGTGGCCAGCATAAGCGCGCCGAGCGCCACCGAGCATGCCCACACGGGCACGGCCAGGCCGAACACGTCGGCCAACATGAGCGCGAGCGACGCCCCGCACACGGCCGTCTGCACGCCGAACCAGCCGATGGTCACGATGCCCACGATGAGCGACACGACGTAGCGCGCCCCGGCGCGCCCGAGCGCGGGGGCCGCGAGCGATGCCGTGGGCAGCCCCAGGTCGGAGGCTTGCATGGACACGAAGCACATGTAGGCCACGATGAAGCCGAACCCCACGAGCGTGGCGAGCGCCGCGCCCGACAGCGCGAGACCCAGCCCCAGCGCCGCGCCCACCATGAGCGTCGGCGCGCTGAACATGCCGCCCGCGCGGATGAACGCGATGCTCGCCCAGCTCTTGCGCTCGGATTCGTCGATGCGCAGGTTGTCGCCGCCGCGCTCCGCTTCTTGATGCCCCGCCATGGCCCCGCTTTCTCGTTTGTCGTTTTCAGGTGGTAACGGCTCGAAAGTGTAGCATAACGGCGCATGCTATCATGGAGCGCGATTCAATACGACACGGGACGAAGGGCGACGATGGACGTCGAACTGCACTATCGCGAGCAGGGATCGGGCGAGACGCTCATCCTGCTGCACGGCAACGGCGAGGACGGCTCGTACTTCGAGCACCAGATGGATGCGTTCGCATCGCGCTTCCGCGTGATCGCGCTCGACACGCGCGGGCACGGGAAGTCGCCGCGTGGGGAGGCGCCCTTCACCATCCGCCAGTTCGCCGACGACCTGCTGGCCTTCATGGACGAGCACGGCATCGAGCGCGCGCACCTCCTGGGCTTCTCGGACGGCGGCAACATCGCCCTCGTGTTCGCGCTCGCGCATCCCGAGCGCGTGGGCAAGCTCGTGCTGAATGGGGCGAACTTGGACGGCAGCGGCGTGAAGCCGTCAGTGCAGCTGCCTATCGTCGTGGGCTATCGGATAGCGTCGCTCTTCGGGAGGTGGAGCGAGCAGGCGCGCCGCAACGCCGAGATGCTCGGCCTCATGGTGAACGACCCGAACATCGCCCCAGATGAGCTAGCCGCGCTGAGCGCGCCGACGCTAGTGGTGGCCGGCACGAAGGACATGATCAAGGAGGAGCATACCCGCTTGGTAGCAGGTAGCATCCCAAATGCGAAGCTAGCATTCGTAGAGGGCGACCACTTTGTGGCAAGCAAGAACCCGTGGGCGTTCAACAAGGTTGTGAAGGGGTTTTGCTTAGCAACTAAGTAAAATACATGCTATTTACATGCATAATACCTGCTTTAGTCCTCAGTCCCGCCTGAACAGGTCTCGGGTGTACACCTTGCTCGCGACGTCATCGAGCTCGGGACTCCAGCGGTTCGCCACGATGAGGTCGCAGCTATCCTTGAACGCAGCGAGGTCGCGCTCTACCTCGCTGCCGAAGAAGTCGCTCGCATCCAGCGTCGGCTCGTACACCAGCACGCTTACGCCCTTGGCCTTCACGCGCTTCATGACCCCCTGCACCGACGAGGCGCGGAAGTTGTCCGAGCCGGTCTTCATGGTGAGGCGGTAGACCCCCACGACCGGGTCTTCGGCGCCCGCCACCCGCGCCAGCACCTCGTCGGCCACGAAGTCCTTGCGGGTGCGGTTCGCATCCACGATGGCCCCGACCAGGTTCTGCGACGCGCGCAGTACGCAGATGGCTCGGCTAATGCACCCTATACATCTTAACGAAAGGAACGAAGACGGCGACAGCCATGAATGAGTACGAGATGATCGAAGTATAGGCCGCGCCATACATCCCGAAGAGAGGGATAAGAGCGAGATTCAAGAGTATTTGAGAAACCATGCCCCCGAACGAGACGATCATGTTAACGCGTATCCTACCCATCGCTGCCAACAGATTCGCCGTCGTGTAGCGTAGCCCGTTGGTAATGAAGGCAGTCACCAATAGCAAGTTCATCAAGGGAATAATATTGAGGTACCGTTCGCCGTAGAAGCGTCCGATCACCGGTTCTGCAAACTCGGCAACGAACATCGCGGCCATTCCGACGAGCGCGGCAGTAGCCGCGAAGGTCTTCTTGTAATTGGATCATACCCAAGCCTTGTCGCCTTCCCTTTTGACGAAGTACGGAGCTACGAACATGCCGACGGACGAACTCAGTATCGCAATAGCGGCAGGTAAGGCGTAGGCGACCTTGCAATCGGCTAGCGGTCGCATCCCCGGTAAGCAGGCTTATCATCAACAGATCGTTTTGCAAGAACAAAGCCCATAGGCTGTTGGTGATCATATATTGGAAAGAATATGAACGGATCCCTTTCCGCTCCTCCTTCTCGGGAGCTATCACGGAAACGCTGGGGAATATCCCCCTTCGGAAGTAAAGAAGGAGGGAGAGCGCGACGGCACAGTACGCTATTGGCCACGAAGCCGCGGCTCCCTCCAAGCCGAGCAGAGACGCCCCCGCCGCTTTCGCGCCCCAGACCGTCGCCACCGTCAAGACGGCGGCGAGGGCAAAGGCCCGATTCCGGAACAAGGCCCTAAGCGAAAAGGAACACGTGTCCGCCAGGAATTGAAAAGGGAGGGCAAGCAGCATGAGCGGGAGTAGCAGATGGGCTGTGGAAAACTCCTCCGAATGGGGGAACAGGAAGGCCGAGGCGGCGAGGATGGCAATGAAAGCCAGGTTGAACCTCGTCCCCTGGGAGACAACGTAGTCGAAGATCCCTTTCTTCTCAGAAACGGTCTCTTTCAGGACGAGATACCTGAAAACGGCGTTGTTGAGGCCATAGCCCGCGAAAAGATAGGCATAAGTGTAGAGGTTCTCCATGCAACCCAGCACGCCGAACTCGGATTCCGACATGATCCGAACAAGGATCAACGATCCAAGGAACGCGGCGATCTTCGTCAGGAAGGTTCCGAGAGGATTGCGAAGGCCCCTTGCTCTTCAAGGAAGCGAGAGCTTGCCTCGCTTTTACAAGAAGTCGAGACATCGAGCTACAGCGAGCTCTTTAGAGTCTTCGCGGCGTCACTCGCGTCTAGACGCCGCAAATACGGCCCCATCGGCAGGCTCAGCACCGTCGCGCACAGGCGCTTCGTCGTCGGGCATCCGTCGGGGCACAGGTGCGCGCCCTCGAAAGCCCTCTGCTCGTGCATGGGCTTGGGGTAGTAGACCATGGTAGGGAAGTCCTGCTCTTTGAGCGCAGCCTGGAGGACGTCCCGGTCGCAGCCTTCCGGCAGCTGCACCGTATACTGGGCCCACGAGCTGCGGTAGCCTTCGGGCACCGTGGGCAGCGCGAGGCCGCTTCCGGCGAGGGCCGCGTCGTAGAACGCCGCAGCCTCGTTCACGGCGTCGAGTTCGTATCGCTCGAACGCCTCCAGCTTGACGAGCAGGATCGCGGCCTGGATCGCGTCGAGCCGGCTGTTGACGCCGACGCGCACGTTGTCGTACTTCATCGACCCCTTTCCGTGAACGGCGTAGCTGCGGATCAGCTTCGCCCATTCGTCCGAGTCGGTGAACACTGCCCCGCCGTCGCCGTAGCAGCCGAGCGGCTTGGCCGGGAAGAAGCTCGTCGTCGAGACGTCGCCGAACGAGCACGCCGCCTTCCCGTCGATGGAGCCGCCGAAGCCCTGCGCGCCGTCCTCGAGGAGCAGCATGCCGTGACGGTCGCAGACCTCGCGGATGGCCGGGTAGTCCGCCGGCAGGCCGAACAGGTCGACGGCCACGACGGCCTTTGGGACGAGATCGGTCTCGTCCTCCACGAACCGCACGGCCTCCTCCAGCTTGGCGGCGTCGAGATTGAAGGTCCGTTCGTGCACGTCGACGAACACGGGCGTCGCGCCCAGGAGCGCGGGCGCCTCCCCGCTCGCGAAGAACGTGAAGTCGGGCACGAACACCGCGTCGCCCCGCCCGACGCCCCACGCCATGAGCGCGAGCTGCAGCGCGTCGGTGCCGTTGGCGCAGGTGATACAGTGCTTGGAGCCGACATATACCGCCAGGCGTCCCTCGAGCTCGGCGACCTCCGGACCTCCGACGTAGCGGCCGTGCTCCATGACGCGGGCGATGCCCGCGTCGACGTCCTCCTTGAG encodes:
- a CDS encoding DegT/DnrJ/EryC1/StrS family aminotransferase, whose product is MQFRDLSAQYSALKEDVDAGIARVMEHGRYVGGPEVAELEGRLAVYVGSKHCITCANGTDALQLALMAWGVGRGDAVFVPDFTFFASGEAPALLGATPVFVDVHERTFNLDAAKLEEAVRFVEDETDLVPKAVVAVDLFGLPADYPAIREVCDRHGMLLLEDGAQGFGGSIDGKAACSFGDVSTTSFFPAKPLGCYGDGGAVFTDSDEWAKLIRSYAVHGKGSMKYDNVRVGVNSRLDAIQAAILLVKLEAFERYELDAVNEAAAFYDAALAGSGLALPTVPEGYRSSWAQYTVQLPEGCDRDVLQAALKEQDFPTMVYYPKPMHEQRAFEGAHLCPDGCPTTKRLCATVLSLPMGPYLRRLDASDAAKTLKSSL